The Anaeromicrobium sediminis genome includes a region encoding these proteins:
- a CDS encoding acyl carrier protein produces the protein MVFEELKKIINEIMDIPMNEIELGSHLYDEMDADSLDMSQIVLALENKYSIEIDDEVFEEFDTVGNIVEYVEKLAA, from the coding sequence ATGGTTTTTGAAGAACTTAAGAAAATAATAAATGAAATAATGGATATACCAATGAATGAAATAGAGTTAGGTTCACATCTATATGATGAAATGGATGCGGATTCATTAGATATGTCACAAATAGTGTTGGCCTTAGAAAATAAATATTCTATAGAGATAGATGATGAGGTCTTTGAGGAATTTGATACGGTTGGAAATATTGTAGAATATGTTGAAAAACTAGCAGCATAG